A single genomic interval of Streptomyces graminofaciens harbors:
- the rpsQ gene encoding 30S ribosomal protein S17, with translation MSENNVTENTEARGFRKTREGLVVSDKMDKTVVVAVEDRVKHALYGKVIRRTNKLKAHDEQNAAGVGDRVLLMETRPLSATKRWRVVEILEKAK, from the coding sequence ATGAGCGAGAACAACGTGACTGAGAACACTGAGGCGCGCGGCTTCCGCAAGACCCGCGAGGGTCTCGTCGTCAGCGACAAGATGGACAAGACCGTCGTCGTCGCTGTCGAGGACCGCGTCAAGCACGCGCTGTACGGCAAGGTCATCCGCCGTACGAACAAGCTCAAGGCGCACGACGAGCAGAACGCCGCGGGTGTCGGCGACCGCGTCCTCCTCATGGAGACCCGGCCGCTGTCCGCGACGAAGCGCTGGCGCGTCGTCGAGATCCTCGAGAAGGCCAAGTAA
- the rplN gene encoding 50S ribosomal protein L14: MIQQESRLRVADNTGAKEILCIRVLGGSGRRYAGIGDVIVATVKDAIPGGNVKKGDVVKAVIVRTVKERRRPDGSYIRFDENAAVILKNDGDPRGTRIFGPVGRELREKKFMKIISLAPEVL, from the coding sequence GTGATCCAGCAGGAGTCGCGACTGCGTGTCGCCGACAACACTGGTGCGAAGGAAATCCTTTGCATCCGTGTGCTCGGTGGCTCCGGTCGCCGCTACGCGGGCATCGGTGACGTCATCGTCGCCACCGTCAAGGACGCGATCCCCGGTGGCAACGTGAAGAAGGGTGACGTCGTCAAGGCGGTCATCGTTCGCACCGTCAAGGAGCGCCGCCGTCCGGACGGCTCGTACATCCGCTTCGACGAGAACGCCGCCGTCATTCTGAAGAACGACGGCGACCCTCGCGGCACCCGCATCTTCGGCCCGGTCGGGCGTGAGCTGCGCGAGAAGAAGTTCATGAAGATCATCTCGCTGGCTCCGGAGGTGCTGTAA